Genomic window (Hippoglossus stenolepis isolate QCI-W04-F060 chromosome 11, HSTE1.2, whole genome shotgun sequence):
TCGTGCATGAAGCAGAGCTACACATAACAGGATGGACTCATTACATCCTACACTATATGGTCCAATCTTATCTGCAGCTGAATTATAGGCGAATGCTTTGATTACTTTAGATGCATTTCTTTTCATGGTCAATGTTAAACATTGGTACATTACATACAGGTCATTTCCCCTCaaaatgtgagtgtttctgtTGTGATCAGAAACACGTAACCAGGAACTGTTTGATTGAAGTTTCACTAAAGGGCTGGATATCCTCTAAAGTTGACTGTTGACGTGCAGTTTCTACATGTTTTGCTGTCAGACACTCTTTGAGAATTGATGGCTTAAAGTGGTATCTACAGCAATtaagtatttcaaaataaaatagttGATGCATCAGAGGCTGAGCTATCGACTTTGAATCCATAGAATGGAATGAACTTTGGAAAACACTGGAGAGCTATAATACAAGTCTAAAGGCATCTTTCATTCAACCCTCCCTGTCTGAAAAGTTATAATTTCTTACAAGCTCCACATCCCCAGTAGATAACACAGACTTTCTGTTAAGTTTCAAGCTCAACCCGAGGTAACGGAACATATTATGGGTTATTTCATCAGATTTCAGAAAGCCGCAGTCAGAAGGCATTATACAGTAGACTCCTTATGAGAAGTAAACTAGTCTTCATGAGTAAAATTAGTGAAGTCACAGGCACAATgtccattcccccccccccctcccaatgAGCTTGTTGGATTTAACCACCAGGCTGGAATAGATGGACTATACCACCCAATAAAGCAATGGGGGGTGGGATGCCTCCTCTTTTAGCCAAATGGTGAAATGATGATTCCAGccacttttaaaataaaagtaaatgttttaaatacagtttgtatCCTGGAGTCACAAACACTTACCAGAGCAAGAGACATGTTGTACACACAGTTTTCTATTCATGTAAAGTATCTTATACCATTAGTTTATCCCCTTGTTCATGTACATTTTCAAGTATACCGTTATATACTGTGTGCAAATACTGTCTCTGGTGTAACACGGCAGCGTTCTCTGCTCTCAGATgttgatgaataaatatatgaGTCAGTATGTGTATTCCAGGCACATCCTTGTATCTTCTGCCCTTGTTCACAGTTGGTCTCAGATCCCAGCTGGACCTTTTCACCtgcctgcctcctcctcctagAGGACTTGCTCAGTGCTGGAGGCGGAGATGTCCAGGAGTCTCCAGGCCGCGTTGGGGTTCAGCTCCTCCTGGTCACGACACAGCGCCCAAACAtacatcatcctcatcacctTCTCCTGTTAAGGGAGGAAAGGAGCACAGGGTCAGGAGATAGTACAGAGGAGTGCAGAGGGCTCTTCTAGACTTAATTCAGATTTCACAACTACAGCGGTGCACAAGCATAACTTATTAAGCATCTTTCTGATTTGGATTGTAATGAGGATGCATTATGCAACTTGCTACAAATACTATACGCAGTAGTTTAATATTCATAAGAAATCATTTACACAAACTTATCAGTTGCATGAAGTGAAACAAGCCAGAGGGTGCTGCTTAATCAAGCCTGTGAAATTCAGTGCAATAAAAATGGATGTGAACAAGGTTGCAGAGTGCTGATATTAGTTGTTCTCCTTGAAATGACTAATTCTATCTATTAGATTAACTTTTCCGGAGCAGCAGTTGTGAGTTGACTGACCGGGTCTCCTTCCACAATGTCTCCTTTGGAGCTACGGATCACCATGACGACCTGCGCCTGGAAGGTGATGATCAACACTGGGCCCTGGTCCATCATCTTACCCATCGCTAACTACAAGacaggggaagggggggggggaagaaaagatAACAACAGGTATTACTTTGGATATTTAAGACCTCAGTACAGtttgacacagtgtgtgtgtaaatgcactTACATCTATATTATCAATATCAAGTATTTTGGAGTGGAGGAGCAGCCCGAGCGCTCTGGCCTGTTGGATGGGGTGGGCCAGCTGACTGTACGTCTGAGGACAGGAACAAGAAAACACATGGCAGACTTGTTTACAGACTGAAATGGATGGAGCAAAACACATTGATTAAATACAAGTGTAGATGTGGAAGTGTATCACTTACAGCTTCATAGCACCAGTCCTTCAATACTTCCAGCTCTCCACGGATCATAGCCTGCAGAAGGAACAGTGATTATAAATGCTTGTTGTAGTGCTCCACCTATTTTTTTGGAAGAAGTGACAGTCCTACTATTAAACAACACTAAATTCTTGTTTCATCTTTTCATGCAAAACAGCATCAATGGTTTTTATTCTGTGACCGTGAAGGTCAAAACCATTTTGTTCAAAGGGAGTTTCCTGCCATTCATAATTTCAGTCAGTTTTATATTCCCTTGCTTTGAAATCTATTTATAattctgaatgaaaacactaGTTATGAATGTGATGTAGACTGGCGTTtatgcagagagagagcgagagagcgagagagagagagcgcagcAGAGTGTGTTTACCTCCAGTATATTCGGGATGATGTCTTTCTCACACTGTTTGAGGAAACAGTCCTTGTCAAAGTTGGGGTCTGCCTTCAGGATCTCTGTCAGCACCTCAGACATTTCTGTCTTGGAGAAAAGACCacctggaaaaacaaacaacatcagGAGAGGCAACAACAGAGAGAGCACCTGTTCCACTGAATGCAgagctttttttattgtttatctcGAGCATTAGAAACTTCTCTTAGACTCGTTCTGGGTTTTTCCACCATAATCCTAATTGCCGTAGCCAGTTGGGTCTCTGTTGCTATGGTTGCTCAGGTCTGGCAAACTTATCGCTTGACTTTGCTACTGGTGTTCAGCATGGTCACGATATGTAAAACTCTGATAGGTGCtgaaatatacacatttatCTAAAACCAGACTACGGACACAACATATACATTGTCTTTTACTGTCTACTGTCAGTTTGTTCAGGTTGATCATATAAAAGGTTTATATTAGCCAGGATAATCCTAGGTGAGGTAGCATTACCTAGAAAACCAGTGACTCTGTCAGTTACAGCTCTGGATGCTCTGATGAGGCCGTTTTCACTTTCATCatatttcatcttcatctcaaAGAACcctgaagaaaacagaaaggacaTGAGGTGAGGATATATAATTTAtcaaaaaacatatatacacagcTCTTTTTTAAGTTGTGGATCAATCCTACACACTTGAGGGCACACAGGCCTCTCACATGTTCCCTGAACTACATGAGACTGTTCTATCTACCGCAAATAATCTACTGCCACCTGCTGCCTTTAAAGGAAACTACACACGTGCTTACAGTAGGTGATCTATTATATAACACTAATTCCACAGATTCTACACTGATAAATCCAGGGGATTTTCTTACTGTTAAAAACTGCGTTGTTGTCCTTGAAGTCCTTCCACTGCTGGTACCACTTTGAATCCTTGTGGAGAACCACACCCATGTCCTCTCTGGAACACACAGATCACTCACATTATTACAGTTCGGTGTCATTACTGTAGGATGTGATGCTCTTATAAGACAGTAGTGTTGAAAATATTTTCCAACTCACTCATTGGCCTCAAACACTCTGTCGTCGCTGTTTGCTCCTTTAGAGGAGAATTCGCTTCTCTTCCTGAGCTGGGGGGGGGCTCGGTACGGGCCGGCATCACCGACATCGATCTCCTTCTTCATGGTTTCCACACCCTGCTCAGAGGACACACTCTTACTGTAACTGCCGTCTTGTTCTTCGTTTGTGTAAAACCTAAATTCAAACGTATGGAATTTGACTCAATGATCTTTTAGTTGTTGACAGTTTGACTGTAATATTCTGCAGCTGCCAGCATCACTGTgacaaaagaacatttctgaGTAACTTCCAGCAACACTGGCCATCCTTACATTATCTACTTGCTTTTCCCACTGTGCTGAAAACATGCTTTTGAGTCACAGTCCATAACAAACTGTGAATGTGTACAAACTGCATATGTAACAGGAGACACGGTGAGATGACAATAAAATAAGATGCTTTGCCACCAGTGCTACAGCTCCTGTCATATTTCTCACTAACCTGTGAGATGGCTCTGAATGCACTGGTCCTGCccagtttttctcctcctttggACACAGACTCCGCAGAGTGCATGGCCGTCCTGGCTGCTTCCTCCACGCCTTCCTTAATCTTCCTCCCGATGTCAGTGCGACTCACCTCCTCAATACCCTACAGTCGCAGTGACAGAACAGAACACGACTCTTTCAGAAAGTGAACAGGCAAGTTTATTCTACCATTAAAAGGACATGGGCTTTTGACATCTAATACTTCAATATTTGTACACCAAAGAAATTGCAGTTAATTAGACAAAAGTGCAAGATTTTCAAACTGTAACTAtcagaaatataataaattgaacatgtattgtttttgtttcatacATAATGGATTAATGTGTATGAAAACAATCAGTTCACTATGTTCACAATATGTAAAACAATATGTTCCGATATGAG
Coding sequences:
- the LOC118118363 gene encoding mitochondrial import inner membrane translocase subunit TIM44 — its product is MAASLCRCYELVGRRALALCSRSLVSSVWREDVLRLHRSPAAAVQVRYASGRKGFLGEFVDNLRQEFGKNQEMKDNIKKFREEAKRLDESDALQQARRKYKTIEAETVKTSEVFKKTFGSLSETVKEGIEEVSRTDIGRKIKEGVEEAARTAMHSAESVSKGGEKLGRTSAFRAISQGVETMKKEIDVGDAGPYRAPPQLRKRSEFSSKGANSDDRVFEANEEDMGVVLHKDSKWYQQWKDFKDNNAVFNRFFEMKMKYDESENGLIRASRAVTDRVTGFLGGLFSKTEMSEVLTEILKADPNFDKDCFLKQCEKDIIPNILEAMIRGELEVLKDWCYEATYSQLAHPIQQARALGLLLHSKILDIDNIDLAMGKMMDQGPVLIITFQAQVVMVIRSSKGDIVEGDPEKVMRMMYVWALCRDQEELNPNAAWRLLDISASSTEQVL